The nucleotide sequence AATTATGATCATTCGCATTCCCTAGTAAAAAAAACCAatggtttcaaatgaaaatatcatgGGGTATTTTGAAAccactaatattttttttaatcagggGTTTCTCTTATGAATtcgttggtgtttttttaaaaatttttaaatcaattgcctaaatgaaaaaaaatgcacgaaaaaaattacgaattttttattttttgtaagctAATCCAGGGATGTGAactgcgaacaaaaaaaaaataggtcaaTTTATTTGCTCACTATATATGTATACTCACATATTTATTCTCGAAAAGAACtaagaagttcaaaaaagtcgtaCAGACAGTGAGCTGAGCTCAACTGCTCAAGTCAAAGGTCATGTAAAAAATCTTACTTAGTTATAGTTTTATTTAAATCTGCAAAATGATGCTTCTGGACAAAGCACTGCCTCTTTAcacataattatatgtattttagttgttttctgttgaaaaatgtgCATATTTTCATGATTTGTTAAATATCAATATATTAACATCTACGCCGATTTTCGGaatgtaggtattcattttcattttttgttcaacatCTTTTCTGCATTATTTTCGAGAAATGATGTATTGAATTGATGTATGACAAATTgacgatgatttgaaaaatttaattagattTAATATTGATAGAAGTCTCATTACTCTCATTCAACAAAGtctcttcaactttttcagttttcaattttcatttatcatcatcttttcaaaaacgaaaaaaatgtcttcGTATGACGTCACACAACCTAGCCCAAGGTTTGAAGGTTTCATTGATGTTAATTGTTTCCAAGGTTTCGAAATGATGGAGGTACTGCGGATCTATTTTCGTGATCGAAAACCAAAACATTCTCCTGATTCCAAAAtccaaccattttttaattacaatttttttggaaaaatgtaaattttcaaaaagattcgaAGGCATTCGCTCAGGTAAGGAGGTTTCTAAACGTCAAAATTAAttcgcaaaaaccaaaaacggcCGTACAATCGGCGCAAAAGGTACCAAATGGCTCCAAGTTTTGTGTATTAATAGTTAGATGCGCTAAACGCTacagaattttgtgggaatttcgagtttcaaaaatctgctggaggctccagaactgctcaaaacgggttgaaaccgtttccagtcgatttggtatgtcgaaaataaggtatatcccaaatttcagctttcttggtcaatttggtaagattttgattttttccctcatttttggcctaaattcgattttcaaaaattcaccaaaaatcgaaaaacgcactttagcacttgaaatttggacaggtgataaatttttgcatgatctttcgatctacctttgtaaagtttgaaaaagtttgtgcaagtcctatgttaaaacgcaaaatctgccatttcggctgacctgtcaatcaaaatggccgctattttgtaagtaaggtcaacttttttttttggcaactttgcattaaaatgttccttaggatgtcccctttaagaaaaatgttgtcccggaggatcggcgggggggtgcaattactcctattgtcatatgccggactataatttcactttgaaactcGCCGATTTacctatttcgaaaaattggaatttttttcacaaaactcGTTCAAAGTttgcattcaatttttgtgtatttttaaaaatttgtcatgttgtaaaaagtttttttttttcgtccaaTTTCTTTACATTTAGCAAAGAACctcaaaagtgaaaataaaatgaaaaattgaaatacctaataaaattatattttcgacatccgtttgcttgaaaaaaatcttgcggTGTTTAAAGGCAGAAATTCTcgcccaccccctccccctcttgagAAATCCGAAGTGTTTAAAAAACATCCTGCCAAAAGTCTTGATtttagtactcgtattttgaaattttggtgtagacaccctttaaaaaaatcgttcttggcggggggggggggtttgactTAGCCTTCTTCaagatgtaagtaggtataaaacaattgaattttggaaaaatttgtaaaaaaaaaaagaagaaaacttgAGTATCCTATCATAATCAGAACGTGTCCGAGTACGAGCCCTGGTCATTGCCTGTGAGCAAAAATGGACGAACTTAGGCCTTCTTTTGGCGATTCGCGTTCGAACTGTATGATTTACActcgtgtatatttttttattgcagtTGCACAAACAATTCCTGACGACTCCGACGCAACAATCAATAAAACCCTGAGTCTCATTCGACAGGCagatcaaattattcaaaacagcACAACGAAAGACGCGATTTTAATTCTTGGTATCAGCGGAGTTGGAAAAACACCGTTCGCAAAATGGATGACGCAAGACAATAACAAACTAATGTCGGTACGAAAAACAAATGGAAGCCTCAAGCTGTATGTTATGGAAGATACTGATCGTTCTATCGGTACAAATACCCTCTTATCGGCGACGGTGTTCCCAAAATTATATACAAACGCGTCGACAAAGGCggttttttacgattttcccgGATTTGTAGACACCCGAGGTACGAAGTACAATATAGCAACGACTTACGCGTCCAAAGGAGTTATATATAAAACTCGACGAgttaaattaattttccttGTAAATTACGATAGTGTAAAATCGTTAGCTGATCGGACCGCTTTTACGAATTTCTTAACTTACGTATGCGAATTTCTTACCGATATAAACAAGTTCAAGGATAGTATTGGTATTGTGGTATCGAAAGTACCCAAATATCCCGACGACGCGGAAGCTTCCAACGAGCAAGTTATCAACAGCGTTGCTGATTTCATTCAAACAGAAGTGCAGTCTTTTCTGCGAAATCAATCGCAAACGGTTTCATCTTACGAGGAAAAAGCCTTCTACACGAAAGCGTTGTCGTTCACATCTATAATTCTGACTAAAATCAACGACGAATATACGAGAATAGGACTTTTTAGAATGCCCGATCAAGGCGGACCTTACAGTAATATTCCTTTGGTACAAAATGGAAAAGGCCGAATCGAACAAATGATACGCGAACTCGAGTTTACCAAAATCGCCGACAACGATTTCAACTACGTGCTATCTGCTGAAGCGAAGAGTAATCTCAATAACCTTACGCTGAAAATGAATACCAACATATACGCTGTTATTCGCCAAATCGGACAAAATATTATATCGCTGACTTCTACGAAGGAAAACAACATTTACGATGTGACAAAGTTACACGACGAATTATACGAAACGCACGCGGGACTTTCGAAGGCGCAGCAATCGGCGAATAATTTGAGTATCGAACAATGCGTAGAACTGGTCGACAAAAGCACCGTCAATTTACGTAATTTTCCTCTAAACGATATCAAGTCTTACACGCATTTCTTATCGTTTTTACAGAGTTTCAATATCGATCAAATTACTCATCGTCGCTTTAAAGGCAATTGTTTCGAAGAGCTGACAACCGCCATCGACTATCTGAATGAGTCTCATAAATGGTACAATTTCCTGTTGATTATTTACGATAGTTTGTCGCATTACGACGTGCAGAAAAATATCACGACGTGTAAAAAAGCTCTTCCGAGTATAAATGTAAACGAAGATGATCAGACATCAATACGTAGTAAATTACGGTCGTTTTTTAAAGAATGTGCGAAAAAAGATGGCGAATACGCTCTTTTAGAAAATATAAATCTCGATGGTTTCAAGTTGAATGCCTTGGATAGAGTATTGAATTACACGTTACAGTATTCGTCGGACTTGTCGTGTGATCCTAAGAACCCTGGAAAGTTGGTGCTGAAAGGGCGATATGTGAAATTCAGCGATATCGTTAATTCGGAATCGAAATGCTCGAAACCGGTTGAAATTATGGAGGTGTTTGCATTCAACAAAGTATTCGTCGATGCGAGTTTGAATAAAACTggcgcgaaatttcaactttccattaTGGCGCCAATTTGGGATGTtcgaattgaacaaaaaataatcttAGACGGATTACCCGGCAGTGCTCATGAAAGAACAAAAGCACTTGATGGCTTGTATCCGAGTAATAATGGAACAGATGGTAAACCTGGATTACCTGGAAATTCTGCGGCAAGTTTTTTGGgtattggtgaaattttcataaatgctGAGCAACTGACGATTTCGGCTAACGGAGGAGATGGTGGCCCAGGGCAAGAAGGAGGTGATGGCGGAAATGGCGAGGATGGAATTACACACAGTCTCGAATTGAATTTAATACGTAAACTTAAAGAGGGAAAAGGTACACGAGAAACATTGCAAATCAACGAATACAGAGTGTATCCCCAAAAGAATTGTACTCATGGTGGTAATGGCGGAGCTGGGGGTGAAGGTGGATTTGGTGGACAACCAGGTGTCTTCTTCATGCCGCTCATCAGAAATGAAGCCATTCCTAATATTATTATATCGAATAAAAGTGGAAACGTAGGACCTGGTGGTGCAGGAGGACGAGCAGGAAATGCAGGAAAGCCAGCAAATATCACCGATGTGCTATTTTCCACGGAAACTAAATGCGTTGTCGGCGATTGTTTTTCAGTGGCTTACTATACCGTGGAAAATAGTACTAATTTTATGCCGTGTGTTAAAGGTATTCCTGGAATTAATGGTTCTATAGAACCAAATACCAGCAACTCAGAAACTGTATCTTTTTCAGCGTTCATTTCGACGATAAACGATTATAAAAAGTATTTGAGAGAAGATATGATAAATTACCAAATACCTGTAAATGAAAAACGTATAGAACATTTTCACGATTTACTAGAAAATAATACTCACGAGTATTATAATATGTCGACGTTGGTTAACGAGTTGTACAATTTAGAGAGTCAGTGTATTCGGTTACGTAATGAAATATTCGTTGTTAACGAATTACACGATTCGGATCAGTTTTAATGTTCTAATTACGCGAATTTACGTAAAAGATCGAATTATCgaaattaaatagaaaaatctaaCTCAAACTCAAAGAAATACTCGGGGAACATTTTTAACGgtttattcaattcaacatATAACATAATAATAACGTATAACGTATTTTACAAAGTTCAACTTATTTCTAGGAAAGTCTGCAGTCAAACTTATTATATACAAATAACGTTATAAGTAACGATAACGAATAGAAACGTAAATCGATACCTACAACTACACCAACTACCTATCTAGATCTATGGGTAATTACCCGTCAGTTTACCAAAAGGCACAACACGcctcctaaaaaattatttagaaatctagaaaaactaattttttcacgTGGCTTTTGGAAGCGTTGGTAACACTGACTTGCACGTACTACAAAACTCTCGCCTAAAGCGAATAAACAATAGCACTAAAACGTAAACACCGTAGAATCTCAACAGTTCAACTTTTCTCGAATAAAAACCGATtaaataattaacaaaataaattaaaacatgattaaaataataaaatataaaatgcgGGTAAAATAAGTGCTAAAATACACGATAAAACAGTTTCCGGCGAGCGTATACCGTACTACGATCTGTACGTATAGTTGACAGATAATCtacgaaaaatttcactcagAAGGCCGGCTACGTACAAGGTAAAACACacgataaaataaattaaaataattaataaaaaacaataaaatagaGACCTAAACACTGGATAGACGTTAAGTAgacgacgaaaaaaattcaacgagcaAAATCACAGCAAAATTCACACTACAAAGTGACTAAATCACCGAACAAACGAATCTACCGATCGAAAAGAAGCTGAAAACAATCACCGAGCTTTTTGGCAGGTAGAGGCTTCGTGAACGCATCTGCCAAGTTGATCTTGCCGTCGACTTTAACTATATCTATCTCTCTGTTCGACCAAGCATTTCTTGTATTATGAAAACACAAGTTTATATGGCGAGTTTTCGATGTTTCAGGGGTTTTCGCCATACCCGCAGCAGCCGTAGAATCGCAAAGAACAAGAGTCGGTGGTAATGGAAAACCGAGCACGCTGAGCAAATTACGTATTGCTCGAACTTCGCAAACACATTGAGACAGCGCAACGTATTCGGACTCGCCAGACGATACCGCTACGCAGTTTTGTTTCTTCGCACGCCATACGATTGGACTACCGAACAGAAAAAGAATTAGCCCAGACGTAGACTTGTAATCCGACGTATCGCCGGCCAGATCAGCGTCGACAAATGCGGTAAGTAGCTTCGGCTCACACGCAGTGAACTTTAGCTTGAAGTTCGCGGTACCTTTCAAATATGTTATAACTCTGTTACAGGCTATCACTAACTTCGACGACGGCTTCGTTTGGTACCGAGAAAGAAAATTAACCGCGAAGGTAATATCAGGTCGACTCCACGAAGCTACGTATAATAACGAACCAATCATTGACTGTACCTGCGACTCAAGAGACCAATCAATATTTGCCTTTTGAAAACCGAAGTCTTCGAAAGGAGAAGGAGAACTACCAGCATCAACCAAGTTAAAACGCTCAACAATCGACTCGATATAGTCGCACTGATCGATAGTAAAACCCTCAGAGGTACGTATAATATTTACACCGAGATATTTCTTTATATCACCGAGAtcttttacttcaaaatttttcttcaataggTCGATAACTCTCGAAATGAATTCATCGTCCCATCCGGTGATAAACAGATCGTCGACGTATATAGCGAGAATACACCGAAGTGCATCGCCCTCGAAGATGAAAATAGTAGCGTCGAACACAGTGGCTTTAAGGCCAATTTTCGCTAAAATACGAGCAAGCTCATTGAACCACGTCACCGGAGAGATTTTTAACCCGTACAGCGCTCGGATAAGTTTCCACACGGGGCTTTTGAATCGACCGCGATAGTAGAAGCCCTTGGGCAATTTAACGAACACCGTATAAGGTAACTTTCCATATAGAAAAGCTCCCTTTATATCTACGTGGCGAATACGCCATCCATACTTGACCGCTAGCGCTATGAGAGCTTTGATGGTGTCTGCTCGGACGACAGGAGAGAATATATCGAACGCTTCGAACACTTTTCCCTCTTGATAGCCTAAGACAACGAGCCTAGCTTTATACGTATTATTATCTTTCTTTCGATAGACCCATTTAACGCCAAGAATTTTCGCTCCAACAGGTTCCTCGACCAATTCATAGGTACCCATTCGCTCAAGATTACAGAGTTCCTCATTCATAGCGACGCGCCACTTATCACGATCAGCACCGGACGTCGCCTCCTCGAACGTAAGCTCGGGCTCACCGGCCGCTAGCATCACTGTCTCTCTCGGTACGTATTCGTGCTCTTCAATATATCGATCTTCATTCGCTACCCAAGTGACTAGGTCACCGTACTTAGAACTTTCGTCGATACGTACGTGTGAAAACACCTGCGTACTATCGTCCTCGATATTTAATAACTTGTAACCGGTTTCAGTGAACCCTACAACAACCCACTGAGCGCGCCTGGTACGTTCGTCGAGCTTTTTGCGCTGTTCTGGATGAACGAAGACTTGCGCTTTACTACCGAAGATTCGAAAGTACTGGTACTTTGTTGGCTTCTTACGCCAAAGAGAATACGGAGTTCGTTTGTCGTCAAGTGCTCGGGTAGGTAAACTATTTAACAAACAGTTTGCTGCTTCAACAGCGAAACACCAGTACTTTTGAGGCATACGCGCCTCGAACAAAAGAGCTCGGGTCTTATCCATGAGCGAACGATTGAAACGCTCCACTTTACCGTTGTGTTGATGCAAGAACGCTTCCGAGCGTTCCATGGTGATACCTCTCTCTTGACATATCCTCGAAAACATTCCTTTAACAAACTCCAATGCGTTGTCACAACGGAGGTACGCTACTTGCACGCTCTGAATGGCTTCGGCACGCTTAACGTAGTCGTCAAAACACCAACCTACATCGCTCCGAGCTTTCATAATATACGACACgttaaaatgagtaaaatcgtCTAACAAATTCAGAACGTATAGGTCACCCTCAACCGACTGAGGCAATGGACCTATAACGTCTGTGTGTACGAGCTTTAGTACACGATCCACTACATGTCTTTCGTCGTTACAGGGGTTCCTGCACAGCTTGGCTTTCGCGCAGACATCGCAGTTGGTCATCGACAGACCGGAATTCGATGGAAGACCCTCAATCTGATTCAACACTTTATCGCTCGGATGCCCGAGTCGTCGGTGCCATACCTTCGCCTCCTCGGACACCGTCATCGCGCTCTCGACCGGCTCTAACACATATTGGAAACGTACTTCGTTCAAACCATCCCTACGTACCGCTCTCACGACAAAATTTCCAGCGGGATCGAACAGATCGATGTCTGCAGCCAAATTGATCGACCATTCAGTATTTCTCAAGCGCTCGGTCGAAAGTAAGTTCGCCTTGAACTGACTAGAAAACTTAACACCGCGCATATGATAACTCTTTCCATTTAGACGAAGATTTACCGTACCTATCTTAGTTACGGTGACAAACTGACCCTCGAAGGCAGTGTTCACTAGCTCGTGCATCTCCTCTGACTCTACGAGATAACGCTCGTCGTTGATAAAATGATTGGTCGCGCCCGAGTCCAAAACCCATACCAAGTCACTACTCTCACCGAAACGCTCGCTCACCGGTCCTCGACCCTCACATGCCATCATAGCAGTCGACTTGACATCGGGACGCTTGCTCTTTTCTTTATTAGTCGGACAAATAACAGCGATGTGGCCATATTCACCGCAGGCAAAACACTGAGCCTTACTTACATCGCCACCGC is from Planococcus citri chromosome 1, ihPlaCitr1.1, whole genome shotgun sequence and encodes:
- the LOC135846638 gene encoding uncharacterized protein LOC135846638; translated protein: MLRFINILLVLFLVHSTSFKDGVAQTIPDDSDATINKTLSLIRQADQIIQNSTTKDAILILGISGVGKTPFAKWMTQDNNKLMSVRKTNGSLKLYVMEDTDRSIGTNTLLSATVFPKLYTNASTKAVFYDFPGFVDTRGTKYNIATTYASKGVIYKTRRVKLIFLVNYDSVKSLADRTAFTNFLTYVCEFLTDINKFKDSIGIVVSKVPKYPDDAEASNEQVINSVADFIQTEVQSFLRNQSQTVSSYEEKAFYTKALSFTSIILTKINDEYTRIGLFRMPDQGGPYSNIPLVQNGKGRIEQMIRELEFTKIADNDFNYVLSAEAKSNLNNLTLKMNTNIYAVIRQIGQNIISLTSTKENNIYDVTKLHDELYETHAGLSKAQQSANNLSIEQCVELVDKSTVNLRNFPLNDIKSYTHFLSFLQSFNIDQITHRRFKGNCFEELTTAIDYLNESHKWYNFLLIIYDSLSHYDVQKNITTCKKALPSINVNEDDQTSIRSKLRSFFKECAKKDGEYALLENINLDGFKLNALDRVLNYTLQYSSDLSCDPKNPGKLVLKGRYVKFSDIVNSESKCSKPVEIMEVFAFNKVFVDASLNKTGAKFQLSIMAPIWDVRIEQKIILDGLPGSAHERTKALDGLYPSNNGTDGKPGLPGNSAASFLGIGEIFINAEQLTISANGGDGGPGQEGGDGGNGEDGITHSLELNLIRKLKEGKGTRETLQINEYRVYPQKNCTHGGNGGAGGEGGFGGQPGVFFMPLIRNEAIPNIIISNKSGNVGPGGAGGRAGNAGKPANITDVLFSTETKCVVGDCFSVAYYTVENSTNFMPCVKGIPGINGSIEPNTSNSETVSFSAFISTINDYKKYLREDMINYQIPVNEKRIEHFHDLLENNTHEYYNMSTLVNELYNLESQCIRLRNEIFVVNELHDSDQF